The following proteins are encoded in a genomic region of Candidatus Paceibacterota bacterium:
- a CDS encoding UvrB/UvrC motif-containing protein: MASLKEKIKKLPDSPGVYFFLGLRKKILYIGKATSLRDRVRSYFADEIAAIRSPLIEKMVKEAVSIDFRKTDSVLEALMLEADLIRTFRPVYNTKEKDDKSYFCIVITQEKFPRILLVRKKDLASFGPTKAVFGPYPHSGSLKEALKIIRKIFPYRDEKCVTAEQQLKKGKTPRPCFNRSIGLCPGTCTGEVLAKEYNRTVKYLELIFKGKISSLIKSLEKEMSLAAKEEHFEQAAILKKKIYALTHIQDVSLIKQEYLGDISGPNADRRGAPHRVEAYDVAHLSGKAMVGVMTVLSDGHPDKNQYRLFHIREQKGIDDISALKEIISRRLKHLEWPRPALVVVDGAQPQYTAAEKLFSGSSAVPVVAVIKNASHKADRLLGNATIIQKYAKQIVLANAEAHRFALNRHKKLRKKGFLST; this comes from the coding sequence ATGGCAAGTCTTAAAGAAAAAATCAAAAAATTACCAGATTCACCCGGAGTCTATTTTTTCCTTGGCCTTCGCAAAAAGATTCTATATATAGGCAAGGCTACTTCATTGCGCGACAGAGTCCGGAGTTATTTCGCAGATGAGATTGCTGCTATTCGCAGTCCGCTGATTGAAAAGATGGTCAAGGAAGCGGTCTCCATTGATTTTAGAAAAACAGATTCAGTCCTCGAAGCTTTGATGCTTGAAGCAGATTTGATCAGAACATTTAGGCCAGTCTATAACACCAAAGAAAAAGACGATAAAAGCTATTTCTGTATTGTCATTACTCAAGAAAAATTTCCACGGATTTTATTGGTCCGAAAAAAAGATTTAGCCAGCTTCGGACCGACTAAAGCGGTTTTTGGTCCATACCCTCACAGCGGCTCACTCAAGGAAGCCCTAAAAATAATCCGTAAAATTTTTCCGTATCGTGACGAAAAATGCGTCACTGCGGAGCAGCAGTTAAAAAAAGGTAAGACTCCGCGCCCCTGCTTCAATCGATCCATTGGCCTGTGTCCCGGTACCTGTACCGGCGAGGTTTTAGCCAAGGAATACAATCGGACTGTAAAATATCTGGAGCTGATCTTCAAAGGCAAAATATCCAGTCTCATAAAATCCCTCGAAAAGGAGATGTCACTGGCAGCCAAGGAGGAGCATTTCGAGCAAGCTGCTATTTTAAAGAAAAAGATCTACGCCTTGACCCATATCCAGGACGTTTCTCTCATTAAGCAGGAATATCTGGGAGATATTTCAGGGCCCAATGCAGATCGGCGCGGTGCACCGCATCGGGTTGAAGCCTATGACGTGGCTCATCTTTCAGGCAAAGCCATGGTCGGGGTCATGACGGTCCTGTCAGATGGCCATCCCGATAAGAACCAATACAGACTTTTTCATATCCGCGAACAGAAGGGGATTGATGACATTTCCGCTTTAAAAGAAATTATTTCACGCAGGCTCAAACATTTGGAGTGGCCTAGGCCGGCCTTAGTAGTGGTGGATGGTGCTCAACCCCAATACACAGCCGCTGAAAAACTTTTTTCTGGCAGCTCGGCAGTGCCAGTGGTAGCTGTGATCAAGAATGCTTCCCACAAAGCAGACAGGCTTCTAGGCAATGCGACTATCATTCAAAAATATGCCAAGCAGATTGTCCTGGCCAACGCCGAAGCTCACCGTTTTGCACTCAACCGGCATAAAAAACTGAGGAAGAAAGGGTTTCTAAGTACTTAG
- a CDS encoding ATP-grasp domain-containing protein: protein MSLTRLGILRGGPSDEYELSMENGGVIRQLAPAHLYQVVDIFVDRKGVWHIGGIPIQPSEIRDKVDIIFNALHGSYGEDGTVQTILQNLSMPFTGSTALASSLTHHKHHLKKQLENLGIKTPRYEIFNISSTPEIDDISLALFHSFSMPMIIKPVSSGSSYGVTLVRSFDELLTALHTAYQYSSTIMAEEYIAGAEVVSGFVDKFRNEKVYPIMPVEIGKNRTEFFTPARLDQSSKDLIVETVKSLRQHLGLRHAATFDFIVSPRRGVFLLEIDTNPPLTRHSPLPRALEAAGIKISDYIHHLLTLARFQK, encoded by the coding sequence ATGTCACTGACTCGCTTAGGTATTCTCCGCGGAGGACCATCTGATGAGTATGAGCTCTCCATGGAAAATGGAGGCGTCATTCGCCAGCTTGCACCAGCTCACCTCTATCAGGTGGTAGATATTTTTGTGGACCGTAAAGGAGTCTGGCATATTGGAGGCATTCCAATTCAGCCTTCAGAAATTAGAGATAAAGTAGATATTATTTTTAATGCTTTGCATGGATCTTATGGTGAAGATGGAACAGTCCAGACTATTTTGCAAAACCTGAGCATGCCCTTCACTGGTTCGACCGCTCTAGCTTCATCTTTGACACATCACAAGCATCATTTAAAAAAACAGCTGGAAAATCTAGGCATCAAGACCCCACGATATGAAATTTTTAATATTTCCTCTACCCCAGAGATTGATGACATTTCTTTAGCCCTCTTCCATTCTTTTTCCATGCCCATGATTATCAAGCCCGTCTCGTCTGGCTCTTCTTATGGGGTCACTTTGGTGAGATCTTTTGATGAATTATTGACTGCTTTGCATACGGCCTACCAATATTCATCTACCATCATGGCTGAAGAATATATTGCCGGGGCTGAAGTAGTGTCAGGCTTTGTGGACAAATTTAGAAACGAAAAGGTTTATCCAATCATGCCTGTAGAAATTGGAAAAAACCGAACGGAATTTTTTACACCAGCCCGTCTTGACCAATCTTCCAAAGACTTGATTGTTGAGACGGTCAAGTCCCTACGTCAGCATTTGGGTTTAAGGCATGCCGCAACTTTTGATTTTATCGTTTCTCCGCGTCGGGGGGTTTTTCTTTTGGAAATTGATACCAATCCGCCTCTCACCAGACACTCACCTTTGCCAAGGGCTCTGGAAGCGGCAGGCATCAAGATTTCTGATTATATCCATCATTTGCTTACTCTTGCACGATTTCAAAAGTAG